The DNA segment GCGTTCCAGGCCGTCGCCGTCGCCTTCGGCGTGATCGCCGTCTTCGGCGTGCTCGGCCAGCAGATCCTGGACTATCTGCACGTCTCCGTGCCCGCGCTGATGATCGCCGGCGGTCTGCTCCTGCTGCTGATCGCGCTCGACCTGCTCACCGGCAAGACCGACGAGCCGACCCAGACCAAGGACGTCAACGTCGCCCTCGTCCCCCTGGGCATGCCGCTGCTCGCCGGCCCCGGCGCGATCGTCTCGGTGATCCTCGCCGTGCAGCACGCCGACAGCGCGGTGGACCAGGTCTCCGTCTGGACGGCCATCGTCGCCATGCACATCGTGCTCTGGCTGACCATGCGCTACTCGCTGCTGATCATCCGCGTCATCAAGGACGGCGGCGTCGTGCTCGTCACCCGGCTCGCCGGCATGATGCTCTCCGCCATCGCCGTGCAGCAGATCATCAACGGCGTCACCCAGGTCATCCAGGGAA comes from the Streptomyces sp. NBC_00525 genome and includes:
- a CDS encoding MarC family protein, which codes for MFDIAVFGSLFLTLFVIMDPPGITPIFLALTAGRPAKVQRRMAFQAVAVAFGVIAVFGVLGQQILDYLHVSVPALMIAGGLLLLLIALDLLTGKTDEPTQTKDVNVALVPLGMPLLAGPGAIVSVILAVQHADSAVDQVSVWTAIVAMHIVLWLTMRYSLLIIRVIKDGGVVLVTRLAGMMLSAIAVQQIINGVTQVIQGS